AAGATGCCAATGAGTTATCTCAAATATCTATTTCTTTTGGTCTTTGCCATAGTCTTTGTTTATCTTACTACGGAACCCTGGTTCTGTAAGATTTGTCCCGCGGGAACCTTAGAGGCGGGAATTCCTTTGGTCCTCTGGGACCCAGATAATTACTTAAAGGCGATGGTTGGGACTTTCTTTTACTTTAAACTTATTATTTTGGGCTTTCTTTTAATTAACTTTATTGCCATAAAGAGACCATTCTGTCGGGCGGTCTGTCCGATTGGGGCAATCTATTCTTTAACCAATCGGATAAGTATTTTCCATTTGAAAAATTCAAAGGAGATTTGTACCGGCTGTGGTGTTTGTGAGAAGTTCTGCCCGACCGCGCTCTCTTATCAAGAAATCCCGGAAAATTCCGATTGTATCCGCTGCCTGGAATGCTATTATAAATGTCCCAAGAAGGCAATAAAAATAAAGTGGGGATAATTCCAAAGGAAAAAAAGCCGGATTGGTTAAAAGTGAGATTACCGGGGGGAGAAGATTATTCTCAAGTATTAAAGACCTTGAAAGGGTTAAAACTTAATACCGTTTGTCAGGAATCCCACTGCCCAAATCTTGGGGAATGCTTTGGTAAAAGAACCGCTACCTTTATGATTTTGGGCAAGGTCTGCACCAGAAATTGCCAATTTTGCTCTGTGGCATCTGGAAAGCCAGAGGCAGTGGACCCAGAAGAACCGAGAAAGATAGCAGAAGCGGTTAAAATTTTAGGCTTAAAATATGTGGTAATAACTTCGGTTAGTAGAGATGACTTGTCTGATGGCGGAGCGGAACATTTTGCCGAAACAGTGAGAAGGATTCGGGGAGAGAGTCCTTTCTGCCGAATTGAACTCCTTATCCCGGACTTTCTTGGGAATACCAAAAGTATTGACAAAGTGATGGAAACGCAACCGGATGTGATTGGACATAATCTGGAAACGATAAAATCTTTAACTAAAGAGATTCGGGACAAAAAGGCAGACTACGAAAGGTCGCTTTTTGTTTTAAGATACATAAAAGAGAAGAGTAGAATTATAACAAAAAGCGGTTTGATGGTTGGTTTAGGGGAGACCGAAGAGGAGATTATTTTCACTTTAAGGGACTTAAAAAGGGTAATGGTTGACATTATTACCATTGGTCAGTATTTGCCACCCACTAAATTGAGTCCTCCGGTGAAGAAATTTTATACCACCGAAGAGTTTTTTCGCTTAAATAAGTTGGGAAAGGAGATGGGATTTTGGAAGTTTTTTACTGGTCCTCTGGTGAGAAGTTCTTATAAGGCAGGAGAAATTTTTAAATAAAAAAGGCGGGAGGGAAACCTCCCGCCTCTATTTTTAGGGATTTCCTAATCACTCAGGATGACTTTCTCGGTAACGAAAGATTTACCCGCATTCAGTTTCAAGAAGTAGATTCCTTTCGGGAGAGGTCTTCCGGTTTCATCTCTACCATCCCAAATGAGATTGGGAGTAAGGGAGTTAAATCTCTTCACCACCTTTCCGGAGGCATCATAGATGACTAAATTGCTGGAATTATTCGGCAGGCTTAATGAAAGTCTGGTTGACTTAGAGAAGGGATTGGGAGAGCAGGAGAGTTTCACCGGTGTTTCCTTTTTGTTCTCGGCAATACCGATAAAGACCGAAAGAGGAACCTTATGAACAAAGACTGGGTTTTCTGTTGCCTGTCCTTGTCCCTGAACAACAAAGCCTGCCTGTAAATCTCCGATATAGGTAATCCAGACGGTATCATCAATCACTTCTGTTACACATGGGAAGCGGAAGGAGACAGTGGTTGTGGTATCGGTTAGAAGCACCGGTGGCAGCCAGGTCAATCCGTTGTCTAAGGAAGCGGCTCCCCAGATCGCTCCTCTCAAAACCTGGGTTGTTGGTTCCTGGTTGCTGGCGACAAATTCCTCCCAGACAGCGACAAGAATTCCTCTATCAGGATGCTGACCAATTGTTGGGCGGTTGGCGAAGATAGCATTATAGCCAACCGAGGCGACGATTGATTCTGGTTGTGCTCTATGAATTCTTGACCAGGGTGGAGTATTGGTTGGGCAGTAGTGCCAGATTTCGGTTGGAATCACCCAACCGGTATCACGAATCACAGGGTAGAGGGTAGCAACAAAATGGGGATTATCTCTTATATCAAAGAAGCCATAAAGGGAGGCGATGTGGAAACTGGCTAAGGTCTCAGAACCAGGGGTGAATGCGGGTGGGAAAGGTAAAGGAATCACCTCACTCCAAGTCTCACCACCATCTGGGGAAATTCGGAAGGCGGCGCTATCAACCGTGGCATCAGGATGGTCCCATTGGGTCCACATCACCATTACATTATTAGACCGTAAAGAAGAGGCGATATTATGGCAGGGTCCGGCATTGGCAATTGGTTCACCTGCCACCGGACCGATGGGGATCGGGGTAGTCCAGTTTGGCCAATCCCGGATTTTGGCGTAATAGAGATTATCCTGAGTTGCCGCATCAATCATTAGGCAGTGAATCCAGCCATTCCGGGTAACAGAAATTGGTGGCCATTGATAACCTTCAGGACCATTGGCGACTTCTGGGAAGAGTCCGGCTCCCGGTGAGGCATCCTTGGTAGCGATTGGAACAAGATTATTTGCTCCTTCTGGCACACCGTGGGCACAGGCGACCGCTTCCCCGGTTGGTAGGATATGAAAGCCACCAAAGCCGGTTCGCAATTGGAAGGCATTTTGTCCATAGTTCATATAAGGCGGTTCTAAGAAAGTCCAAGTCCGGGTTTGGAAGTCATAGAAGTTATAGCGCATATTCCGGTTTGGCCAACCGGAGGCAGCATCCGGAGAATACATCCAAAGGACATGGACACCCCAGTTTGGATCATTGGCAATCATATGGTAGCAGGGTCCGTTGAATTGCCAGTCGTACATTGTGCCACCAACGGTATCAACGGTGCCAACCAGGGCGAAGTTAACCGGATTGAATGGGGGATAATAGACCTTCAGATTTTCTAACGGGCGGTTATCATCCGGCAAGATATTTTTATTTACCATTAATTTGCTCCTCTCAATTCCAAAGAGGGAAATTGAGAAGAGAAGGGAAAAGATAATAAGGTAACGCATAAATCCTCCTATAACCTTAGATTATAAAAACTTTTTTGAAAATGTCAATAGGGCAGTCTTACTACTCAATTTCCAATCTTTCCGCTCCTATTACGAGACATTTAGGGAGAAAGAAAATAGACAGGGGAGCATCCTCCAAAATGGAGAAGAGAAGAGACCTTTCTTCATAGAAGAAATTGGGAAGAAAATTGCGAAAGAGATTGGGAAGGGAAACAATGTGGAAAAGAGAGGGAAAATGGGAAGAGAAATTCTCCTTTTTACCCTCCAAGGATGCCGTAGGGGGAACTGACCCTATCTTTTTGGTAAAAAGGCTTTAAATTATTGAAAATGAGTAACTTAAAAAATTTTCTCCCTTTCCAAAAGGTTATCTCATCAGATAATTTTCCTTTGAACTATTCCCAAATTATAACCTTTATTTTGATTTAATTGACATTGGAGAAATTTCCCTTAAGATAAATTTATGCACGAGAATACAAAGGTTGTGCACGGAAAAGAGATTTTATTTGATTATCAGACCCGTTCCCTTTCGGTTCCGATTTATCAAACTGCCCTTTTCACTTTTGCCAGTGCCGAAGAAGGGGCAGAGATTTTCGCCGGGGAAAAGGAAGGATATATCTATACGAGGTTGGGAAATCCAACGATTAGAGCCTTAGAGGAAAAGATCGCCTTCTTAGAGGAAGGGGAAGATTGCTGTGCCTTGGCTTCCGGAATGGCGGCAATTGCCAGTGTCCTATTTACCCTCTGCCAGAAGGGTGATGAGGTTATCGCTTCTTATCCCATTTATGGTTGTACTTATTCCCTCTTGGTCTCAATTCTTCAACCCTTGGGGATTAAAGTGCGATTTTTGCGCGCCGGGAATTTTTTGTCCGAGACGAAGAAGGTAGTATCCAAAAAGGTAAAGTGCTTATTGATTGAGAGTCCGACCAATCCGACCTGTGAGATAATTGATATCCGAGAAACGGCAAAACTTGCCCATTCGGTTGGTGCCTATTTAGTAATTGATAATACCTTTGCCACATTCTATAACCAGAAGCCCTTAAAACTTGGTGCCGATGTTGTTGTCCATTCCGCAACCAAGTTCATATCCGGACACGGCGATACCCTTGGTGGTTTAGTAATTGGAAAAAGGGATTTTATTGAGGAGTTAAAGGATAAGGCGCTTCGCTGTTTGGGTGGGGTGATTAGCCCATTTAACGCCTGGCTCCTCTTGCGGGGGATAAAGACTCTTGGGGTGAGGATGGAGAGGCATAATGAGAATGGGATGAAAGTGGCAGAGTTTCTGGCAAAACGAGAAGAGATCTCCCGGCTTTACTATCCCGGACTCCCCTCCCATCCCGGATATCGGATTGCGAAATCCCAAATGTCTGGTTTTGGCAGTATGCTCGCCTTTGAGTTAAAAGGGGGTAGGGAAGCGGGAAGAATTTTAATGAATAGTATAAAACTTTGCCTCTGCGCGGTGAGCCTCGGTGATACCGCAACTCTAATTGAGCATCCCGCCTCAATGACCCATTCTTCTTATTCCAAGGAGGCTTTAAAGAAAGCAGGCATTAGCGAAGGTTTAGTGCGGATGTCAGTGGGGATTGAGGACTATCGGGACATTATTGCCGATTTAAGCCAAGCCTTGCAAAAGATAAAAGGGGTTGCGAAAAAAGTTAGAGGAGATTCTTAAGAAGGATAGGCGGTATAAATTAGATGCCTATCTCTTTCTCTTTGAAGCCTTAGATTACACAAGAAAAATTTTTAATAAGCCAAAACACGTGACCGGGCAGGAACTCCTGATGGGGATAAAGGAGTTGGCAAAGATGAAATTCGGTCGGTTGGCAAAATTGGTTCTGGAAGATTGGGGGGTAAAAACGACCGATGACTTCGGAGAAATTGTCTTCAATCTGGTTGAGGCGAAATTGCTAACGAAAACGAAAGAGGATAAGAAAGAAGACTTTCACAATGTTTACTCCTTTGATGAGGTATTTGTCAGGGATTACGAGATCAGTTTTAATGGAAAATAACGAGGTTTTAATATCTTTCCTCCAAGAGAAACTTCCCCGGGTGCTCCCTTTTTATGAGGAGCGACCGGAACAGAAGGAAATGGCTCTCTGGGTGGCAAACTCTCTAAAAAATTCTAAAAACCTTTTGCTTGAGGCGGGGACCGGTGTCGGGAAGAGCCTCGCCTATCTCTTACCATTGGTTTGGCACAGTCAGAAAGAAAATAAGCGGGTCGCAGTTTCTACTTATACCAAAATTCTTCAAGAACAGTTAAGGAAGAAGGATATCCCGATTGTTCAAAAACTGATCCCTTTTCGGTATGCCACCGCCTACGGTTCGGATAATTACCTCTGCCGACGCCGGATGGAGAGAAATCTTCGCCTGGGACTTTTTGAACCAGAGGAGGAGAAGGAGTTCCGGGAGAAGGTCTCATTCTGGGCAAGAGAAAAAAATGGTTTGGTTGTTGATTTTCCGGAGAATATCCCTTCGGGTCTTTTGGCAAAAATCGTTCGGGATGGGGAGAGTTGCCTCGGAAAGAGATGCCCGTTTTATGATGGGTGCTATTATTTTCGGGCAAAGAGAGAATGGGAAGAGGCTGAGGTATTAATTATCAACCATTTTCTCTTTTTTGCCCATTGCGCCACCGATTATCAACTCCTGCCAAAATTTGACACCATTATCTTTGATGAAGGGCATCGCTTAGAAGATGCCGCAGTTAGTTATTTTGACATTGACCTTTCTCATACCAGTTTCCAAAGGAGCCTTGCTCTTCTTTACAATCCGAAGACAAAAAAGGGCCTTCTCCCTAACCTACCAATCAGTTTTTCCCGAAGAGAAGAGTTAAAAAAGAAGGTTTTAGAAGTGGAAGATTCCCTTGACGATTTCTTTTTAGAGATTAATGAACAGATAGAACCGAGGAAAAGGATTTTGAGACCCCCTTCTCTTCGTACTAAATTCCTTTCGGAATTAGAAAGTCTCAACGCTACTCTCTTAGAGGTGTGGCGGGAGTTAGAAGATGAGGAGTTAAAGATGGAGTTATGGGGAATGATCAAGGGCTTAAAGAAGAAGGAGAAAGAGATTAGAGAATTTATTAATCTCAGTGATTCGGGTTCGGTCTACTGGGTGGAGAAGGAAGAGGGGAGAACTTACTTAAAAAGTGCTCCCCTTTCCGTAGCGGGAATGATTAAAGAGATGTTGAGTAATTTTAAGGTTTTTATCTTAACCTCGGCGACCTTGACCGTAGCCAAGGATTTCAAATTTATTACCAACCGTCTGGGAATTGATGAGGCGGATAGGAAACTCCTTCCCTCCCCCTTTGATTACAGTAGGCAGAGCCTCCTTTTTATTGATGAGAGATTACCCTTTCCCACTGAGGAGGAGTTTGTTAAAAGATGCGCTTTGGTGATTGATGAGTTAATCAAAGTGGCTCGGGGTAGGACCTTAATTCTCTTTACCAGTTTTAAGATGATGGAGGAGGTCTTTGCCCGTTGTCTCAAGGGGAGATTTTCTTTCTTAAAGCAGGGGGATAAGCCTCCTTATGAGTTGTTAAAAGAGTTTCAAGAAGATACCGCTTCTTGCCTATTCGCTACCGCTTCCTTTTGGCAGGGGATTGATGTTCCGGGGGAGGCATTAAGTTCCTTAATCATCACCCGCTTACCTTTTGATGTACCCGATGAGCCAAGGATTGAAGGGATTGTTGAGGATTTGAAAAGAAAAGGGATTGAGCCATTCTGGAATTTTCAATTGCCCCAAGCGATTCTCCGTTTCCGCCAGGGTTTCGGTCGCCTCATTAGAAATAAGAATGACCGGGGTGTGGTTTCGGTTTTGGATAAACGCATCATTAGAAAAAATTATGGGAGTTTATTTTTGAAGTCTCTACCGGAAAATTTGCCAATTACCCTTAGTATCAATCCGGTTGTTGGTTTTTTCCGAAAGCGATGAGAAAATCTTCCTATCTTTCTATTAACTTAAAAGAAATTAGGGAAAAGGCTTTGTCTCTTTTGGCGGAATGCCGAATTTGTCCCCGGGAGTGCGGGGTGAATCGGTTAAAGAATGAAAGAGGACACTGCCAGACTGGTCGGTATGCGCTTGTCTCCTCTTATGGACCCCATTTTGGGGAAGAACCGGAATTGGTGGGCAGTTCGGGTTCGGGAACGATTTTTTTCTCTTATTGTAACCTTAATTGCCTCTATTGTCAGAATTATGAGATAAGTCAGTTGGGGGAGGGGAGGGAAAAGGATAGAGAGGCTCTGGCGAAAATTATGGTCTATTTACAGGAGATTGGTTGTCATAATATCAATCTGGTCTCGCCGACCCATATTGTTCCCCAGTTTTTAGAGGCATTAGAATTGGCGGTAAAGGAAGGGTTAAAAATTCCCATTGTCTATAATTCTGGTGGTTACGATAAAGTTGAAACTTTGAAATTATTGGAAGGGATAATTGACATTTATATGCCGGATGCCAAATATTCGGACGATGAGAATGCTAAGAGATATTCTAATGCCCCAAACTATTTTGCCACAAATAAACGAGCATTAAAGGAGATGCACCGGCAAGTTGGTGATTTAGTCTGTGATGAGAGGGGAATTGCCCAAAGGGGATTGATTATCCGCCATCTCGTGTTACCGAATCGGATTGCCGGTTCTTTTCGGGTATTAGAGTTTATCGCTCGGGAAATTTCTAAGGATACCTATGTTAATATCATGGCACAGTATCGCCCTTGCTATCATGCCTCCCGGTATTTAGAACTTTCCCGAAGAATAACCGATGAGGAGTTTAAGGAGGTTATTGAGTATGCGAGGAGTTTAGGCCTCCACCGAGGATTTTAAGATTGGAAAATTTCCTTGACATTATCCGTTTTGGAGATATGATATAATGAATGAAAGAAATTTTAAGGTAAAAAGAGGAGGGGGGTATGCCGGAAGAATTATTGCTTGATTATTATATCCCGATAGACTCCCGAACCGGGAGAGGGGCGTGTTGGTCAAATATTTTCCTTCACCCAGGTGGTGTCCCGGGACATGCGGTGATGCATGGTGTTGCGGTAAATATAGAGCCGGCTGGCGGTTTGAAACACGTGAGAGTGAGTATAATATTAACATTTCCACCTGACGCCGTAATTTTCACCCTGATATTAGACAGAATAGAAATCTATACCTACGAAGGGACCCTTCCTCCTTATTCTCCACCTTTCAGCAAATGTCTGATTCATCCCCAGCCATCATTAAATATAAACCTTAAGGACCAGTTGGATTTCCAAACCTCCCTCCTTTATCCAATTCCAGCCACCGCTCCTCAGTATATGCTCAATATCAAAATTTATGGAAATTATGAGAAGATATAAAAGGGAGGGAAAATGGCCGGGATTAGATACCTTTTCTTAATTGCTAACCTTTTGCTAATTTTTGGAGAAATTTTTCCTCAGGAGTATCGGTTTCTACCCGATTTTCGGGTTAACCAGGACTCACCGGTCGGCACCTATTACCATTCTACTGGTTTTGTTAACGGACATTCCATTGTCCAGATGGGTGATTATTTACTCGTCGCCTGGTATGGAAATCAGGAAGGAGGAGGTGATAATTATCAAGTCTATATATCAAGAAGCACTGACCAGGGAATGAGTTTTTTGCCTCAGATGAGGGTTGGTAACTTTGCCAAAGCAATTCTTCCCGCCCTCACTTATGACCATTTTGGTAATCTCTATTTAGCATTCACGGCCCGGACACTTCCTGGTGATACGATGCATATCTTCTGTGCTCGTTCTTCGGATACCGGTCGGACATTTCCCCAGATTACCCGGGTTGATGCGATTCATGGTGATACATCATACGCCCCGAGTAATCCGGCTATAGCCTGTAGGAGAAATGGTGAAGTTTATATCGTTTGGTCGGACCTTCTCGCCCCACCGAATACTGGGGCTCGGGTACTCTTTGCTAAGAGTAGTGATAGTGGAAGAACCTTCTCCCGTCCGCTTCTTTTGAGTTTAAGAGAGCCTCCTTTACACTCTTCCCTGCCAACAATGGCTGTTGATGGGCTTGGTAATATCCATATCACCTGGCGCGATAACCGGCTTTCTTACCCCCTTACCCAATATCATATCTTTTATACGAAAAGCACGGATGGCGGTAATTCCTTTCTCCCTTCAATTTTGGTTGATACCATCACCTTCACTTCCGCGACATTCCCCTGTTTAGCGGTAAACTCAACCGGGCAAGAAATTTATGTGATATATAAGGCAAGAATAAATGGCACCCATCATATTTACCTCTCCAAGAGCAATGATTTTGGCAATACCTTCCAAGAATTGGGGAGGGTTGACCATCCGGATACCTTGCCTTCGGATGAACCAAACCTTGTGCTCTTACCACCGAACCGGCTATTTTTTACCTGGAAACATGGTTTCTATCAGGCGACCGATATCTATTTCCGTTTCAGTCCGGATGGTGGGAATAACTTCTCGGAAATTTATCGGGTAAATACTCAATCTTCTCCCGGAGTAAATTATGGGCAGATTGCGGTTGATGAGAATTTGGTTGTCTATTGTGTTTGGACCGATT
This sequence is a window from candidate division WOR-3 bacterium. Protein-coding genes within it:
- the lipA gene encoding lipoyl synthase produces the protein MGIIPKEKKPDWLKVRLPGGEDYSQVLKTLKGLKLNTVCQESHCPNLGECFGKRTATFMILGKVCTRNCQFCSVASGKPEAVDPEEPRKIAEAVKILGLKYVVITSVSRDDLSDGGAEHFAETVRRIRGESPFCRIELLIPDFLGNTKSIDKVMETQPDVIGHNLETIKSLTKEIRDKKADYERSLFVLRYIKEKSRIITKSGLMVGLGETEEEIIFTLRDLKRVMVDIITIGQYLPPTKLSPPVKKFYTTEEFFRLNKLGKEMGFWKFFTGPLVRSSYKAGEIFK
- a CDS encoding T9SS type A sorting domain-containing protein, which encodes MRYLIIFSLLFSISLFGIERSKLMVNKNILPDDNRPLENLKVYYPPFNPVNFALVGTVDTVGGTMYDWQFNGPCYHMIANDPNWGVHVLWMYSPDAASGWPNRNMRYNFYDFQTRTWTFLEPPYMNYGQNAFQLRTGFGGFHILPTGEAVACAHGVPEGANNLVPIATKDASPGAGLFPEVANGPEGYQWPPISVTRNGWIHCLMIDAATQDNLYYAKIRDWPNWTTPIPIGPVAGEPIANAGPCHNIASSLRSNNVMVMWTQWDHPDATVDSAAFRISPDGGETWSEVIPLPFPPAFTPGSETLASFHIASLYGFFDIRDNPHFVATLYPVIRDTGWVIPTEIWHYCPTNTPPWSRIHRAQPESIVASVGYNAIFANRPTIGQHPDRGILVAVWEEFVASNQEPTTQVLRGAIWGAASLDNGLTWLPPVLLTDTTTTVSFRFPCVTEVIDDTVWITYIGDLQAGFVVQGQGQATENPVFVHKVPLSVFIGIAENKKETPVKLSCSPNPFSKSTRLSLSLPNNSSNLVIYDASGKVVKRFNSLTPNLIWDGRDETGRPLPKGIYFLKLNAGKSFVTEKVILSD
- a CDS encoding PLP-dependent aspartate aminotransferase family protein; this encodes MHENTKVVHGKEILFDYQTRSLSVPIYQTALFTFASAEEGAEIFAGEKEGYIYTRLGNPTIRALEEKIAFLEEGEDCCALASGMAAIASVLFTLCQKGDEVIASYPIYGCTYSLLVSILQPLGIKVRFLRAGNFLSETKKVVSKKVKCLLIESPTNPTCEIIDIRETAKLAHSVGAYLVIDNTFATFYNQKPLKLGADVVVHSATKFISGHGDTLGGLVIGKRDFIEELKDKALRCLGGVISPFNAWLLLRGIKTLGVRMERHNENGMKVAEFLAKREEISRLYYPGLPSHPGYRIAKSQMSGFGSMLAFELKGGREAGRILMNSIKLCLCAVSLGDTATLIEHPASMTHSSYSKEALKKAGISEGLVRMSVGIEDYRDIIADLSQALQKIKGVAKKVRGDS
- a CDS encoding Minf_1886 family protein translates to MRKKLEEILKKDRRYKLDAYLFLFEALDYTRKIFNKPKHVTGQELLMGIKELAKMKFGRLAKLVLEDWGVKTTDDFGEIVFNLVEAKLLTKTKEDKKEDFHNVYSFDEVFVRDYEISFNGK
- a CDS encoding helicase C-terminal domain-containing protein; this encodes MENNEVLISFLQEKLPRVLPFYEERPEQKEMALWVANSLKNSKNLLLEAGTGVGKSLAYLLPLVWHSQKENKRVAVSTYTKILQEQLRKKDIPIVQKLIPFRYATAYGSDNYLCRRRMERNLRLGLFEPEEEKEFREKVSFWAREKNGLVVDFPENIPSGLLAKIVRDGESCLGKRCPFYDGCYYFRAKREWEEAEVLIINHFLFFAHCATDYQLLPKFDTIIFDEGHRLEDAAVSYFDIDLSHTSFQRSLALLYNPKTKKGLLPNLPISFSRREELKKKVLEVEDSLDDFFLEINEQIEPRKRILRPPSLRTKFLSELESLNATLLEVWRELEDEELKMELWGMIKGLKKKEKEIREFINLSDSGSVYWVEKEEGRTYLKSAPLSVAGMIKEMLSNFKVFILTSATLTVAKDFKFITNRLGIDEADRKLLPSPFDYSRQSLLFIDERLPFPTEEEFVKRCALVIDELIKVARGRTLILFTSFKMMEEVFARCLKGRFSFLKQGDKPPYELLKEFQEDTASCLFATASFWQGIDVPGEALSSLIITRLPFDVPDEPRIEGIVEDLKRKGIEPFWNFQLPQAILRFRQGFGRLIRNKNDRGVVSVLDKRIIRKNYGSLFLKSLPENLPITLSINPVVGFFRKR
- a CDS encoding radical SAM protein, which codes for MRKSSYLSINLKEIREKALSLLAECRICPRECGVNRLKNERGHCQTGRYALVSSYGPHFGEEPELVGSSGSGTIFFSYCNLNCLYCQNYEISQLGEGREKDREALAKIMVYLQEIGCHNINLVSPTHIVPQFLEALELAVKEGLKIPIVYNSGGYDKVETLKLLEGIIDIYMPDAKYSDDENAKRYSNAPNYFATNKRALKEMHRQVGDLVCDERGIAQRGLIIRHLVLPNRIAGSFRVLEFIAREISKDTYVNIMAQYRPCYHASRYLELSRRITDEEFKEVIEYARSLGLHRGF